CTTGGCTTTGTGGGCAGCATCTCCTAATAAAACACTGTGCAAGACTGCTTAAAGCAGAGCAAAAATACAGCTGCTTCCTGttaatctgtatttcttttatttctcctgctAGGTGTTGAGCTGTCCTGCATCATTAAATCCACCGTAACGCCAGATCCCAGAATCGAGTGGAAGAAAATCCGAGATGGCGAAACCTCCTACGTATTTTTCGACAATAAAATGCAGGGTATGAGGATCCATTGTTCTTAGCCTTCCAAAACAGCCTCAGAAACAATACAGCTGAGAACAAACGAGTCTGCAAAAGGCAGGACCTCTGGCTGtcttgctgctttcttctgGAACTAGATTTCAGCAGCcaaagagcaggagggagagagagcagGATGTTCTTTGCTCTCTGCCCTCATTATTGACAATTGGGAGTAGGGAGCCACAAAGAGCTGGAGCGAGATCCTGGGTGGGAGTTACTTCTGGGGTAAGAAAGCAGATGCCACAGCTGGCAATGAGAAGCAGACTCTTTGGCTTGATGGTGAAACTCAGGCACAGGACCGCCAGTAGGGCTTGATTCCATCTGGGATTACTCCAACACTTCAGGTGGGACCAGCAGCCACATCCAAATGAATCTTCCAAAGGAGACAAGGCCTGAGTCTCCCTTGGAAGTGCAATTTTGCCACAGTTTTTTGAGATTTGCAGTGGTGCTTTCCAGTTCATCCTCCTACATGGTTAGCAGCGTTGGTTTATTTGTGGTCACTGCTGGAAGGAAGGCTCTTAACTTTCAAGCATCAAGTTCCTTTTAGGTGGTTCTCTTGACTCCAGAAAGAGTCCAAGATCAACCACTTAATTCAGACAACTAAAATTAGTCTGTGTGACtaccattcttttttttctctctctttcttctgtatCAGGAGACTTCGCGACTCGTGCAGAAATTCTGAGCCGGACGTCGCTGGTGATTAAAAACACCACCCGGATGGACACTGCCACATACCGCTGCGAAGTGGCAGCACCTTCTGATACTAAAACCATAGATGAGATTAATATCCAGCTCACAGTCCAAGGTATTACTTTAAACCCAGATAAATACATCTCCAAGCGCCGCCAGCTAACAGAAGAGGCTGCGCGTTTCCAGAGCTGAAACAGGGCCACCCACCAGACTCTGCGAGTTTTTTAAAACCAGCTGGGAATAGCAGAAGGTTTTGATACCTCTGTAGCACAGCCATCTTAGAAATTATGTCAGAAATGATTTAGTTCTGCTCAGCAGCGCCATTCACATGGTTTGTGTCTTCCCCACAGTGAAACCTATGACTCCTAGATGCACTGTGCCTAAAGCTGTACCCGTTGGCAAGACGGCCTCTCTTCACTGCCACGAGAACGAAGGTTACCCCAAATCCACTTACAGCTGGTACCGCAACAGTGAACCTTTATCTCCAGACACGAAATCAAACACCAAATTCCAGAATTCCTCCTACACCTTGAACCCCGCCACCGGCACTCTGGTAATGCCCATACAGACATAATCCAGACTCGTTTCGCTggacaggttattttttttctcttacaagTGACCTTAAAAGTCATTGCATGGCTTTCAAGGAAGGTATAATTTGAAGGTTAGGTGTTCTAGGGTCTGGGCGActtgggaaagggaaggaagatgtTTCAGAGCCCACCATGaagcctgggcaagggagagTTGCTTATATCCTCACAGTACCTTCTGTGTCCAACGTTAcgctcctcttctcttctcttcacCAGGTTTTCCATGCGGTGCACAAAGGCGACACAGGCCGGTACTCCTGCATAGCAACCAACGATGCTGGCTTTGCCAagtgtgaggagcaggagatggaAGTCTGTGAGTGGATCTAAATACTTGATTAATATGTCACCATAAATAAATTGGCATCACCATCAGGGAAGAAGGGGAGCATCCTAGAGCATTAAGTCTTTCCTGCTTTCTCATAGCCACAAAcacaggaagacaaaaaaaaaaatctaaaaattaaGGGAAACATTAAAACACTGTTCAGATTCATGAACAGTTTTATTCTTGGAATCAGGGACCTACTACTTCCCTATGAACTATTGGCgtttgcttaaaatatttgaaagatgtCATTTCAGTGTATGTAAAGCTAGAATATTGGTAGAACCTTAAAGGAATACTGGATGATGTCTTCTCTCTTCGCCAGATGACCTCAATATTGGTGGGATAATTGGTGGAGTCCTGGTGGTCCTGGCGGTTTTGGTGCTCATCACGCTCGGTATCTGCTGCGCCTACAGAAGGGGTTACTTTGCAAACAGCAAAGAGAGCGGGGAAAGGTAAGATGGGATTCCAAGGGTTCTTATACGAGTCCCTGTGCCCGCAGCTGGCGTGATGCGCCAGAAATTGGTGGCTAAAATATATTTCGGTGCCTCATACTTTGCACGGGAAGATGGGACCAGCACAATTCAATGCCTGCAGGTGTTCGTCCAATAGGTCGTGTGCTGTTGGCATAATGAGGTCTACGATTTACTGAACAGAGCTCACTGCACAATTAGTTTAAAGCATCGGGGCACTTATAGGAAATGTATGCAGAAGAGTAGGCTCTCTGCAGGAAATCTCACTAGTTGTGAGAACCTAAATTTGGGATTAAAAACAACCATTTTAGCATGcacattaaaatgttaaaaacaacAGCATTAGCATCAGAAACAAGCCTCGATGTCCTTACAGAATCTGTAGAAGAGTTAATATATGTAAAATCAAGATTCTCACTCACATAGATTTGTTCCATGTTAAATGTTGCTTTTCCGcagaagttctttttttttctttggtttggttcgtttttcagaaaaagctcCAAATATCCTATTTAAATGCAGCTGAGGGTTGGCATACGCTGGACTTGACAGTCGTATATAAATTCTGAATTCCTATGGGACTGCAAACATGGGATTGCTTCCTTATAATTAAGGAAAATGCTGAAGGCATCTGGCAGTGAAGGTATAAAATGAACTTTATAATTGCCACAGAAAACAATGCAGGAGGCACAGAGAAAGGTAGTGCAGAGGGACCAGAGCAGGGCAGCCCAGAAAAGAATCAGTTAATCTCTTTGCAGAGTTAGTCTTGCAGAAACATACAGCAATTTTTTTACCCTGTGCTGAAGgggaatttagaaaaaaatcccagtcaTGATGAATGACGGAATAGGCGCAGATCTATCATTTGAACAATGAGCTCGGTTTCTCgctgctttcttttcattcGGCTGCTCTTCctcattttcatatttctcGGCAACCCCCCTCCAAAATCctgctgcctccctgtcccAGAAATCacatcttttcctttatttcagcTACAAGACTCCAGCAAAACCTGATGGCGTTAACTATATCCGGACAGATGATGAGGTAACAAATGATTTGCATTTAACATCTCTCTGtttaggagaggaggagggtgggCAGAGGACTACCAGCTTTTTTAGGGCCTACAGACTTGCTCAGAGTGGGCACCACTCAGAAGCAAAGATGTAgaacagagagagaacagaaggGCGAGGGCTGAGTCATTTCCTTAGGAATGATGAACAGTTTAAGTTGCCTTCAGTGACTGATGCCAAGAGCTAtcaaaagcagctctgctctgcctcagtTATCTTACGGCTTGACCCCCTTAGGATGAGTTTCATTGGATTAAGTGGGCAGGCCACGATGCTTTTGTAAGagaatttgcattttgggatttgAATAGATCACTAAGCTTGAGATCAGAAAAAGCCTCTCCCTATTAGCAGAGGGACTAAAGAGGGACTGAGCAAGTGCTACCCTAGAAGTTATACAGGTTGGGTCTACCTTTCACGAGCAGCAGGAACAAAGAGGTGCCTGGAAAGCTGCGAGATCCTTCCTACATCCAGAATTGTTCTGTTGCAGGGTGACTTCAGACACAAGTCTTCGTTTGTCATCTAAGACGCCAAAAGAATATTGCAAACCAGCAAAAGCAAGTGTGAAAATACCTCCTCCAGGAACTCAAAGCAAGAGCAAAAGATGAATTAAGTGCGCTTGGACGAGTTTGGAACACACAAGAACTTGATAGCTAGCTATCtgtatatctttttttctttgccaaagTTTCAAGTAACTCCTCACTGCCCGACTTGCATCTCCCCTGCCTCCGGAGGTACCAACAGGATCCTGTCCTTGGACTAAGGAAGCTTTTTAATACTTCCCAAGAGACTGGGCTGTGGAAGTTTGTGGAATTGCCTTCTATttgtgctgcagggacacagccaCAATGTGCAAACCAACCAGGGGAACAGCGTTAGGTAAATGTGTAGTAGCCATTACTAGTACAAATTACTAGTAGACAAAAAAGGTGCTGATATAGCAATAGatggactttaaaaaaaaaaaaaaaaagagtaaggtTTATCTGTGCAAGGGGAGTCTTCCCCTTCCTTGTTGCCCAGGCCTGGCTGGTGACTTTTTACACATCTGTGATTGTCTTGTGCTTTTGACTCTGACTGCTCAGGTGCGGAATGGGGTATCTGAACAGCGACAGGTACCGATACAGTCAATGCAACTAACGTTCTCAGCCCCTTCGTAAACTTAGGGAACTCTCGTTACTCCATTTAACATGAACCACGGGCAGCAGCAGGCCGCAAGGATCGCTTCTGCTCACTGCTTTATAGAAAACTCGTTGCACGCAGGTAACCCCTCGTTCTAATCTGCGCAAAGCAGGCTTGCCTCTTGCGTCTTTTGGTGTTCTAAAGAGGCTTAGAGTGGAGGCAGAGAACTTAGTGCTGAGACATCCCTTTCAGGAAAATTAAAGCCAAATACTTTCATGGGCTGAGATTGCCGTAAAAGGTACTGAGATATCTTCAAGCTTTTTTACCTTCtccatttattttgtaaaatccCGCATTCTAAATTTTTTGCAAAGATATATTTTGATTACTTCAGAAAAGGCAATGTTTCTATTTAAAGTGTAAATACGTGATGCCAGCAGTGTTTAAGTAATGTAgctatttttttacttcttaagCTACAGAGAGGAGCTCAAATGTTGCTATAGTGTGGCACTGTCAGAGCATATCAGCATTATTGCAAAGTGTAATAAAAAGCTGCAGGTGGAACAGCATCTCTTTCCTCTTAAGCTAGCTTCAGCAATATCCTTGTCACGAGAAGTCTTACCAGACACAGAACAGAGTCACTCAGGGATAGTTTTTGTAAATTTATGGCAGGAGCTATCaacttttttatatataaaacttACTTTTCTTGCCAGTGACCAAcactttgtttttgttgttgcaagAAATAGCCAGGGATGGCTTTTGGATTCAGTTCCAACAAGGTGACAGAGTGACTTCAATGTTTGCTACCCCTCTGCAAGTTCCCTAAAGCACTAACACGGTGTGATAGCTATGGCAATTTACAGGTTAAAACCACATAGCCAAGGCAACTGTTTCTGGAGTTGGGAAAGCAAAAGCTCAACACAAAAGCACTTTTGTAGTGTCAGTTGCAACTTTCCTCTAGATggtaaaagaagaaagaaatctaaGTTCTTTTGGCTTTAGAGAGAATAATTGGAAACACGTGTTTCCCGGAAACATACATGTCGATAGTGTTGAACAGCATTGGGTAATATAAGGCTGCAAGATATGGATGCAACACTAGAACTGTGCTGTggtttaagaatttttttaaatgtagcatAATTTAGTGTTCTTGTATTTCCAATATGAATTGAATTGTCTTAACTTTTCCTGTATACAGTATTTTGGATACTTGACGATTTGGACTgtcagtgttatttttttagtgCCCTGCATTAATCTGCTTTGTTTCCCAGGGGCCTCGCTGGACATGCCATTGCTGCATTTGGTTTGGCTAAACAAAGTGTTACCACTTCTCCTTTTGCtaatgaaagtaaaaataaggaTGGGGCAGCGATAACCGTATGTTCTCTGTGTAACTTGGACATGACCACTGCTGGTTTGCAGCTACCTGGTGGTTACCTTCTTAAGACGTGCTCTTCAACCTACGCAATGCTGTTCGCTGGCTGCACGGCTGCCCCTGATCGCTGTGACAGTTGTGAGCGTAACATTCCTTTGCACCTTCTGTATATCCACTGCTTCCTTTTCTATGCTGCTTTTAGGATACCTGTaataagggagagaaagaaaagggttgAATCAGGGTAGCTCTGGGCCCCGTGGGAGCACGATCTACAGTCTCACCGTGAGCCAAAGGCAGCCTTCGTGTGAAAAGCCAGCGAGCTAAGAATCAagacttatttttcagttctaaaATGTGACAGTGGCATCTCTAACGAGAGAAGGGGAGATTGATGCCCCTGATACAGCTCATGACATCTGATTGATGGAATTCATTGTTATCATTGTGAATAATAATCAGGTTTGTACTAATGTATTATGTTTAACTTTGCCAAGAATGTTTTACATAAATATCAAGCTATAAAGCATTCTTgtagggttttttggttggttttggttttgttttataaacagCCATGTTATTGGAGGCTTCTGTTTTCAATTCAGTGAAATACAGGAAAGCCTCTTCTGTCAGAGCTCTCATTTAATACTATTGGGCTGAAGGTTACGGAAAGTCCAAACTATGTTGCTGTCGATCAGTTTATTCTTGGACACTCCTCTATCTCTGGTTCTTCTCCAGAGTAAAGACAGATGAATGCTCACAGGGCTCATCTCAGTGCTGCTCAAGGACAGAACAACAACTAGAAAAGCACACATTAGGAAATAAACTATCGCAATCTACCATTCAGAGTGGTTAAACAATAATTTAAGGCAGGAGAGAAGGTACAAAATAAATGGATGTGTCCATAAATGACCACTGCTTAAGCCATTGCATATGTCCCCTGCTCCCAGGAGAATAAAGTTTAACCTTACTTGAAGGTTCCTCTGATCTTCAAAGCAAAATAGGGGAAGTGGCGGTGAATTATGAGATTCCAGTGCAGGAGGTAAGTGCCTCTGGAAGGGCTGTGGCAAAAGCACACTCAGCCTCCTTGTTTCCACTTGTGCAGAAAAGCCTACTCCATTTCTTTTGTTCATGTCTGAGTAAGACAAACCAGCATGAATAAAACAGGTTCCATTTTCGAGCTCCAATGAAATCTAGGACGAGAGCTCTGTAATAGAAgttaacaacagaaaaaacttCAATCAGGTTCACATGGCATCAGAGAGACTCCGGAATGGTCAGATTCCACCATTTGCACAGCGCGTTTATGATAAACAAGTTATCTGTGCAGAGCACAAAGCTCTACGCATATGACTTACCAACCTTGATTTTAGTGAGTTACTCATATCCTGCTTGCAGTCAAATAAGAGTCTATATTTAAAGGCTGCTGGGTCCAACGTTAATTGAACTGAGTGCGTAAGATACCAGCAATATAGTAGAAGAGACTTAGAGGCTGTAGAAAtctatagaaaaaataatttctctgtcaGATcaagaagaggggagaaaatgTGGGTGGAATTTATTCCATaaccatttattttcataaaatgttaaTAGTCGGAAATAACATAGCTCAAGAATGGAAATATTCCATATAAAAGAACATTAAGGCTGTTCATACACACAGGAGTTTGTACAACAAATAAGAGGTGATGTAGCATGCAATTACCAGATTTAGGGGTGTGGCAGTGACAAGCTGTTTTACCTTTGTTCAAATTAAAGCAACTCTAGTATATAACCCAGAGGGACAATGAGGGATTGAGTGAATAAGCTGAGCCACTCGCTTCCCCGCAAGCTGTGATGAATGCATTTATTGCTAAGCTTGCGGCAACATTATGCTCTTACTTTTCCAAATGGACAAATTATACATCCTCTGAGTGAAGAGCAAGCCTCTCTTTATACCACAGCTTTCTGGCACTCCAGAGAGCTttgacaacagcagcagcttatAATATATACATGTGCTAAAGCAGGCTTTGTGTGCCCATATTCTAGACAGTTTCACTTAAAACCCAAGTAAGAATAGATAAGGAAGGAAGGACATGCCCCCGCAGTGATTTATAATTACAGAGGAAAAGGACAGATCTCGGGCAACATGATGATTCTGTACAAAAGTTCAATGAACGGATCAGTTGTCTGGTTTCAGTGGAGTTCGCCGCTGGGACCGTCTCAGAGGGACAtgctggctgctttttttccttattgggGATTCTACTTTCCACATCTGTGGCACGGAGGGGCTAGAAGAAGGAAGCAGAACgaccatttattttaaagcacctTACCAACTTTTCTCACTGTGATCGCTGTTTCAGACCTGTGTTGAACTTACGGTTTCTCTAGTGATGTCAAGCAGATAATATCTCTTGGCTCGTCCTCagcctctttcttctctgcaaataatgcatatattttaatatttttaaaaatgccgCAGATTTGatcatttaggtttttttcgCCCCTCAAGTTAGAATCACAAAGTTGACTTGCCTGGAGCTGAACCAGGTGTGTCCGCTGAGCTGATGTCGCTAACCCCAGCACCGAAAGTCAAGTCATTAATggtctctgaaaaaaaaaaaccaacccctcCACGTATTAGCAGTCAGCTTGTGACACAGCCAGAGGGCCGGGCATGCTGTAGTAGAACACTTCAGTGTCACAAAGTACATCCAGTTAATTGCGAGCACATACAGATATCTTTTCCAGGCCAGCAGATCTCGGTGTCTCCCATTCAGCCTCAAAACTACGTGCTGAATCTGATGGGCCATCTGCGCACATCAGCTTCACACTCCAGCCTTAAAGCCTTCCTTGTGTGTGGAGGACATGAGTTTAAATATGGGGCCTCGCTCGCGCACCTCCTTGTCCCACCTAGCTGGGGGAGCCACACTTTCCACCCAAgctttgctgtttttcacaATAAAACATCAGATTCAGAGCAGCTTCCTGGTCGAGGCAGAACACGGGGCCCCTGACGCCCGGCAAAGGACCCGAACAGCCCTTCTGGGAGAAACCGCCTGCAGCTGGACGAGAGGAATTGCTTGACAAAGAACCTAGGTAGAGTTTAGCTTGCCTGAACAGGCCATGGCTGTCAGCTGTCTCTTTCCTGTCATTTATCTCAGGAGAGATGTCACAATATTCAGATTTTACTTTGCTCGACGCTCTGTTTTATGCTCATGTTTCCCAGAACCTTTCACAGAGAATTAATGTAGAAACTGCTTTATAGGGCAGGAGTTGGAAACTCTGTTGGAAGGACTTCTCTCTGCACACTAActgggtttgctttttaatgGCTTCCCTGTCCTGGAAGGGAAACACTGAAGCTTGTAGTGGAAATCCAACTTGATCTATCTGCCTCAGCTGGCCTCTGCATCTCTCAAGACCAACCTGCAAGCGTCCTGACTTTGTGCAGCATGTGCCTTAACAAGATACCTTGGTTAATGAGAAATGTATgtgaaaggaagggaggaaggagacgGTCGAGAACTGTCATGAAGTAGGGCTTCCCATGCAGTCTAAGGGGGTATCTTCACAACATGTACCACAGCAAAGCAATCTGCACCTGCCCAGACCCACTGAGACGTTCTCAACGCGCAGGACTTGAGGAGACTCAAACACAGCAGGGGAGGCAGCGACAGCCAGAACAAGGAGGTAGAGAGAGACGGCTGTTCTTAACTTCTCAAGTACAAACTGCTTCACAAAGAGCTGCATCTCCGATAGTTTTAGAATGATATACCAGAGAAATAAACACgttttgttttgattgtctATCAGCCTGCCAGACCCAGCGCCACCATGCAGATGGCTCAACACACGCCAGCCGAAGCGACGAGGCTGCTCTGTACAGTTTGTCTCCCCACTGAAGGACACATGCTGCCTCAAAGCCAAGTCGGAATTCAGCCCTAGTACCACTGCAGATTAAcgttcttcttccttttccaccATATGGCGCTTAAGAGAAACAGCCATGCACGCTTCCACGCAGAGATACGGCGCTTAAAGATTTCTGCTCTCTAAAAACATccccccaatttttttttttttttctttgcacaaaTACCACTGCTTGTTGCTCAGGCAAAGAGAAACGTTGAGGCAGACAAATGTAGCCAAACAGTGGGGCATACAGAGAAGAGGAGGGTCAGATTTTCCAGTGGATGCACATCGCTGCCGCCGGTTTGCTCCTGCCTGCTCGCGGATGTCAGGTATTTGCAGCCCGCGTCACAGCTGGCTGCCTCGCCGGCTACGCGCCAGCCGCTCTCCTGCGTGCGTGCGGGCCGGGGGGTTGCACAGAGAGGCAGAGTGCAGTCAGACAGCTGGGCTTCTGCAACACCACCCCTCCCCGCAACAATTCGCAGCCGCCGTCAGACACTCGCCTTCCTCACACTCGCGAATCGCACTACATGGGGATGCCCTCGAGGAGTTTCAGCAGTTAATCGACATGAAGGAAGGGAATCTACTGCTGGAACTCAGCTCCGTTTGTGTTTTGCTATAACTGCCTCTTGCAGAAAGCGACGCTGCAGAATGCTGCGGGGCTGTCAGAAAGCATCCCAATAAAACCCAACTTTTGAAGGTCACATTTTGTGAGACGGCAATTCTGCTGCAAAGGATGTAAGCACTGCAGACTCTCACAATTTGTGTATTAGAGATCTCTCTCTTTGtgtttttactttaatttcCACAGCAGAGTAAATAAACAATCATTCCTTCCCCAATGCTCAGTTCAGTCCTTTCCTATGTACATCATTCAACTAAGACCTTCAGTTTCAGAACAGTTCTTATTTACTAGAACCATTTAGATAAATACAGAGTCTACAGCTATCAATGACTGATTTTCTCTGCTCATTATGGGAGCCATGCATTCCTACCTCTCTCAGAGAACGAGTGCTCAGCCCAATTCGAAAAGGGTTCCTTTGGGTTATACTTACGTTCTGGTGTGCTGATTGCACGGCCCACCACAGCAACATTTTCCGCAGTAGACTGTTGATTCAGGCTTTGAAAGGACACTAGAAATAACAAGGAAATAATTAAGGATAGAAATGCATTCACTCAGAGACCTCAAGGGTGTAAAAAGCAGACTGTGTCAACTAGATCTAGTCCAACGGCAGATCAGTTTGCAGCAAGCTTCCTACCTTGCTTGCTGCCAGCTGATGGAAGCGATACAGCCGATAACCTTCCTCCAACGCTTTTGCTTCTGGCTTCCGCTGCTTTCCTGGCAGAGTTGAGGATGGCAAGTGTGCTCAGGGATGCTGGCCTACAGGGCAAAAAACATGATAGGAACAGTGATTTCCTCCTGCAAGCTTGGATTCGATGCATGTAATGTCCTCCCAATCCCCTATGATCTTAAACACCAAATATAACAAAGATGATGCTGCAGGTAAGGAGTGGATAAACAAAGCAATGGCCCTGCAGAATATCCTAACTGGCAATATAAAGAGAAACCCATACCTGCGAGCAAGTAAAGGCTGTCTCGGAACATCAGCTCTAGGTGTAGCAAACTCCAGAGGCGCAGCGGAATGACTTGATCTAGGTGGCGGTGGGGACTGTCTCCCACTTACAGGAGACGGAGCATTATTATTCCAGCCGCCAGAAGGTACAGCTCTCTCCAGTGATGGAGGTTGCTACAGAAAACGGGAGAAAACATCATATGTCTAACAAAGGATACATGTGTAGAAACCCCTAGATACAAGAGAGGGAAAGGTACTTTCAGGGTAGAAGTTCTTATTTTAAGGTAGGTATTTAAAATAGttcaggacagctgacccaagcaCATACTTATTTCTTTACATTGACTTTAAAAGAAGATCTGCACGACTACAACATAGGTAAGTTTCCACTCTGTATACACCTAATGTCAGACACAATGAACCCTTTTTAACCTGTTTATCATCTTTATCACTTTGGGAACAGAGAACAATACAACACGTGAGCACAGCCAGTGGCAAATTAGACTTGGTTTTCCCTTTAAATcgaattatttttacattcattATTTGCTGCTCCTCTTTGACTAACACGTGGTGTTTGTTGTTATTCTGAGCATCTTACATGACTCTGAAACCAAAGCTTCTGTTGGCAAATGCGAAGAGGTATGAGAACATTACATAACCATTCTGTTGAAAGTGCTGGAATGAGGTGCACGGAGAGTCTGGGTGTTAAGCGTACACCAACTTTAGCAGAGGAGACAGCACGTGGACAGAGTTAAtggcacccaccacctctgcCTGCGCTGCCAAGACCTGCTCTTGGTCTGACTCCTTCTCCCTGGCCAGCTGCTCTTCATATTTCCTCATATCGTACTCCAGCTCGGCCGCCAGCTGCTTGTCCACAGCAAAGAAGTCTTGGATTTCATTTCGGTAATCTTGCATCATTTCCTGGAGCAACACGGAATGTTTAAACTCTTTCAGAAATCTCTCCCGACTACTGATTCATGTCTCCATTCAGATCACAGCTGCTTAAGTGCTAAAGGAAATACCAGTTGGTAGAGCAGAGGTGTTTTTAACAGACTAAGAGTTTCGATTCCAATCTGTACTTCAGAACATGGAAAAGCTTTCCAGCACTCAAGCGTTCTGCCCACGTTCCACTGAGGAGGCTCACACGTAACACACTCTGAGATCCTTATCTAAAATCCCTCCACCTCCTACATTATTTAACACAGTGGCAGTGTCACAACATCATATGCCTTCTAAATTTCCTTCTAAGAAGGCTGTTCGCTCCATTACTGCTTGCACATCTAACACATTAACtcaagagagggaaaaaaccccaagaaaacacttctgcttACCCGCAGGTAGTTCATAAGGTCCCTAAGAGCTGGCATCCTCTCCTGCTCCATCAAAGACTTCAGTGACGTGATTATTGGGATGATGTTTTCTATGAAGTTCTTCTTTTGAACCTTTGTTTGAACAAGGCATGAACAGTTACATGATGCAATAAAGGAGAAGCCACTCTGTGGTTAGATGAATGGCCTAAGTGAGAAGATTTATCACTCCGTAGCATGGGAATTACTGCAATTAAGCCTGCTTTTATGCCCCACGCATGTACACAGGCTTTTAACCTAAGTGGAGTCTTTTAAGATGCATCACTAATTCAGTCAATTCTCACACGGAAGGCAAATTGCCAAAAGGTGCACCAAAAAACACTGTTACGCTCAAATGTTTTACCAATAAGAGATCTGTGGAACAAATAGAGCCTGGCATAGCTTCACTGACTTC
This region of Caloenas nicobarica isolate bCalNic1 chromosome 26, bCalNic1.hap1, whole genome shotgun sequence genomic DNA includes:
- the JAM3 gene encoding junctional adhesion molecule C, with the translated sequence MAFRRPELLLILLLPLLGGRLLAVELTSSNTKPVVQEFQSVELSCIIKSTVTPDPRIEWKKIRDGETSYVFFDNKMQGDFATRAEILSRTSLVIKNTTRMDTATYRCEVAAPSDTKTIDEINIQLTVQVKPMTPRCTVPKAVPVGKTASLHCHENEGYPKSTYSWYRNSEPLSPDTKSNTKFQNSSYTLNPATGTLVFHAVHKGDTGRYSCIATNDAGFAKCEEQEMEVYDLNIGGIIGGVLVVLAVLVLITLGICCAYRRGYFANSKESGESYKTPAKPDGVNYIRTDDEGDFRHKSSFVI